The following proteins come from a genomic window of Kitasatospora sp. NBC_01246:
- a CDS encoding glycosyltransferase: MSRFLLVVPPLTGHVNPVVGIARELAARGHEVAWTGTESVLRPLLGPGAVVLGTGTRAFRTQGGHGLAALRSLWEGFIVPYARFTAKPLDAAVREYRPDALLVDQHTPAGALVAHRHGLPWASLAPGAMELGRPFRALPKVEAWMTGLLTGLWRRAGLPEEEYTDPRFSPALVLATTGPALAGPAPLPAHYALVGPVLAERPADPAFPWERLEPGRRRVLVTMGTLAGDLGADFHARAVRALALCGDDVQPVIAAPAALLPELPRHAVAVDRAPVLELMARGALDAVLCHGGMNTVGEALAHGIPLVTAPIRHDQPFVAAQVAAAGAGLRVPFARVTPEGLAAALRTVLDAPEHRAAAARVGAELRSGGGALTAADRLEALVGTGAERSNPLV, from the coding sequence ATGAGCCGATTCCTGCTGGTGGTACCGCCGTTGACGGGACACGTCAATCCGGTCGTGGGGATCGCCCGCGAGCTGGCCGCGCGCGGCCACGAGGTCGCCTGGACCGGCACCGAGTCGGTCCTGCGGCCGCTGCTCGGCCCCGGGGCGGTCGTCCTGGGGACGGGCACCCGGGCGTTCCGGACGCAGGGCGGGCACGGACTGGCCGCCCTGCGCTCGCTCTGGGAGGGCTTCATCGTCCCCTACGCGCGGTTCACCGCGAAGCCGTTGGACGCGGCGGTGCGGGAGTACCGGCCGGACGCGCTGCTGGTCGACCAGCACACGCCCGCGGGCGCGCTGGTCGCTCACCGGCACGGTCTGCCGTGGGCCAGCCTGGCGCCGGGCGCGATGGAGCTGGGGCGGCCGTTCCGGGCGCTGCCGAAGGTCGAGGCCTGGATGACCGGGCTGCTCACCGGGCTCTGGCGACGGGCCGGACTGCCGGAGGAGGAGTACACCGACCCGCGCTTCTCCCCCGCCCTCGTCCTGGCGACGACCGGTCCCGCGCTGGCCGGTCCGGCACCGCTCCCGGCCCACTACGCCCTGGTCGGGCCGGTGCTCGCCGAACGGCCGGCCGACCCGGCCTTCCCCTGGGAACGGCTGGAGCCGGGCCGGCGCCGGGTCCTGGTCACCATGGGGACGCTGGCCGGAGACCTCGGCGCGGACTTCCACGCCCGGGCCGTCCGGGCCCTAGCGCTGTGCGGGGACGACGTCCAGCCGGTGATCGCCGCGCCCGCCGCCCTGCTGCCCGAACTGCCGCGCCACGCGGTGGCCGTGGACCGGGCGCCGGTGCTGGAGCTGATGGCGCGGGGAGCGCTGGACGCGGTGCTGTGCCACGGCGGGATGAACACCGTCGGCGAGGCGCTGGCGCACGGGATCCCGCTGGTCACCGCACCCATCCGACACGACCAGCCGTTCGTCGCGGCCCAGGTGGCGGCGGCCGGCGCCGGGCTGCGGGTGCCGTTCGCGCGCGTCACGCCCGAGGGGCTGGCGGCCGCGCTGCGCACCGTCCTCGACGCGCCGGAGCACCGCGCGGCGGCCGCCCGGGTAGGCGCCGAACTGCGGTCCGGCGGCGGGGCCCTGACGGCGGCCGACCGACTGGAGGCGCTGGTCGGAACCGGGGCAGAACGATCGAATCCATTGGTCTAG
- a CDS encoding 3-oxoacyl-[acyl-carrier-protein] synthase III C-terminal domain-containing protein, giving the protein MTALEAVAVHLPHHTVPIEAVGERIGLTPRQLRLFRRFHGLDQLRLDPDGKLPDLLGAAVEALPELRGRERHVRFVIHARSMPVAVPYPLNPLHELLGRYGLAHASAFTVTHHACAVGLLAVDLAGRLLAGQDDPEALALVLAGEKTFTKDAQVVPETGIFAEGAAACLVRATGERNRVLSYAVRHRPEFDGRLAGDADLLARYQREYPVVMIEAVEAALDQAGLDLSDLALVLPHNVNQASWRMICRRIGFPVEKVVLDNVRSVGHSFAADSLINLHTATTRGLLHRGDRYLIAAAGVGATFSAMAVEH; this is encoded by the coding sequence GTGACAGCACTGGAGGCAGTGGCCGTCCACCTCCCCCACCACACCGTGCCCATTGAGGCAGTGGGCGAGCGGATCGGCCTGACCCCGCGTCAACTTCGACTCTTCCGCCGTTTCCACGGTCTGGACCAGCTGCGGCTGGACCCGGACGGGAAGCTGCCCGACCTGCTCGGCGCCGCCGTCGAGGCCTTACCGGAGCTGCGCGGACGCGAACGGCACGTCCGTTTCGTGATCCACGCCCGCAGCATGCCGGTGGCGGTGCCGTACCCGCTCAACCCCCTGCACGAGCTGCTCGGCCGGTACGGCCTGGCGCACGCCTCGGCCTTCACGGTGACCCACCACGCCTGTGCGGTGGGTCTGCTGGCCGTCGACCTGGCCGGCCGCCTGCTCGCCGGGCAGGACGACCCGGAGGCCCTGGCGCTGGTGCTGGCCGGCGAGAAGACCTTCACCAAGGACGCCCAGGTGGTGCCCGAGACCGGGATCTTCGCCGAGGGCGCGGCCGCCTGCCTGGTCCGGGCCACCGGCGAGCGCAATCGGGTGCTCTCCTACGCCGTCCGCCACCGCCCCGAGTTCGACGGCCGCCTGGCCGGGGACGCGGACCTGCTGGCGCGCTACCAGCGGGAGTACCCGGTGGTGATGATCGAGGCGGTCGAGGCCGCCCTCGACCAGGCAGGTCTGGACCTCTCGGACCTCGCCCTGGTGCTCCCGCACAACGTCAACCAGGCCTCCTGGCGGATGATCTGCCGACGGATCGGGTTCCCGGTGGAGAAGGTCGTGCTGGACAACGTGCGCTCCGTCGGGCACAGTTTCGCTGCAGACAGCCTCATCAATCTCCACACCGCCACCACGCGGGGGCTGCTCCACCGGGGCGACCGCTACCTGATCGCCGCCGCCGGTGTCGGAGCCACCTTCTCCGCCATGGCCGTCGAACACTGA
- a CDS encoding acyl carrier protein has translation MPEPAVQTTDVELRDRILRSIGELLPRVLKRDLPEIPENACLFDDLGLTSAGTIELILEVEETLDIQVDVEQIGEDDLRSVTSLADYVAGHIIPED, from the coding sequence ATGCCAGAACCCGCGGTCCAGACCACTGATGTCGAGCTGCGCGACCGGATCCTGCGGAGCATCGGCGAGCTGCTGCCGCGCGTCCTCAAGCGCGACCTCCCCGAGATCCCCGAGAACGCCTGCCTCTTCGACGACCTCGGCCTGACCTCGGCCGGCACCATCGAGCTGATCCTCGAAGTCGAGGAGACGCTGGACATCCAGGTCGACGTCGAGCAGATCGGCGAGGACGACCTGCGCTCGGTGACCAGCCTGGCCGACTACGTCGCCGGGCACATCATCCCCGAGGACTGA
- a CDS encoding 4'-phosphopantetheinyl transferase family protein, which yields MTAGPATDTASASTSTSDVASTSDTASTPDTADRVDLWTIPTDQPDEVVRSLRSLLDRDELARVTGRGPARDPVAGRRFTVVHGVVRLLVAERLGLHPAELAWRYGPHGKPEPAVGHERVGVSYSGSGALAVLALTAGRPVGVDVEEVHDARVATRVAERYFPGAEAEFLARSASPAVLAERFTTLWCRREACVKAYGGRLVQGFGLPLAGPAPLRLAHPGTLGEGPCLLDDVPVPGPFRAAVAVLGEQPFRLRRHRWKALSEACQPFWHRN from the coding sequence GTGACGGCGGGGCCGGCCACCGACACCGCCTCCGCGTCCACCTCAACCTCCGATGTCGCCTCCACGTCCGACACCGCCTCCACGCCGGACACCGCCGACCGGGTCGACCTCTGGACCATCCCCACCGACCAGCCGGACGAGGTCGTCCGGAGCCTGCGAAGCCTGCTGGACCGTGACGAACTCGCCCGCGTCACCGGCCGGGGCCCCGCCCGCGATCCCGTGGCCGGCCGGCGGTTCACCGTGGTGCACGGCGTCGTCCGGCTGCTGGTGGCCGAACGCCTCGGCCTGCACCCCGCCGAACTCGCCTGGCGGTACGGCCCGCACGGCAAACCCGAACCGGCGGTGGGGCACGAGCGGGTCGGCGTCAGCTACTCCGGCTCCGGCGCCCTGGCCGTGCTGGCCCTGACCGCGGGGCGGCCGGTCGGTGTCGACGTCGAGGAGGTCCACGACGCCCGGGTGGCCACCCGGGTGGCCGAGCGCTACTTCCCGGGCGCCGAGGCGGAGTTCCTCGCCCGGTCGGCCTCGCCCGCCGTGCTGGCCGAGCGCTTCACCACCCTCTGGTGTCGCCGGGAGGCCTGCGTCAAAGCCTACGGCGGCCGACTGGTGCAGGGCTTCGGGCTGCCGTTGGCCGGCCCGGCCCCGCTGCGTCTGGCCCACCCGGGCACGCTCGGCGAGGGCCCCTGCCTGCTCGACGACGTCCCGGTGCCCGGGCCGTTCCGCGCCGCCGTGGCGGTGCTCGGGGAGCAGCCGTTCCGGCTGCGACGGCACCGCTGGAAAGCCTTGTCAGAGGCCTGCCAGCCTTTCTGGCACCGGAACTGA
- a CDS encoding condensation domain-containing protein, with the protein MRETSRRITVRYSGASSGFGPLTLGQDNMIRCIRRDRPEQINKESVWPVPDGTTLTAALDAVRRLVERHDSLRTVFPPGPGPDAFPERQLVCGEGEFGVTVVDSRSTGGAAGIDALAEELGRADVAVPFDLAAGPRLRFTLLTEDDHPLRLVVVVCHAGADGAATTLLIEDWFALAAGKELPPVTARTPLEVAAVEQSDQGRRKAAAALRHWQKVLSTAPQAAFADSRITGPPDGVAAVVLRSRQAAADLLATARRTGASPSVVLLAAFAALVARRAGRGDLVMSALSANRQRAAMADHIGTLAQDALIALDTDAVDLDEVIGRAKAASLAGYWHSTLPAGAVWQLIEDVAHLRGSRFARQVVVNDLSMTIPEAMSDARPSPTSDPELTWLPDQPVAVRLMLNILRTSNSLEFALVACPQVLDREEAGRFALALPALLEAAARGPVPLAGLPALTGLGGAVRTGAWQRIENSWVDLDAVRALVVDALGTATRVDFVDGRLIARIATDDPGFTPLVAHRTVIEALPGRDTAMAPQHYVVHAAAHPAGPPCWDDATVVAEGSGRCPEIAGRLAPR; encoded by the coding sequence GTGAGAGAGACCAGCCGGCGGATCACCGTCCGGTACAGCGGCGCGAGCAGCGGCTTCGGGCCGCTGACCCTCGGCCAGGACAACATGATCCGCTGCATCCGGCGGGACCGACCCGAGCAGATCAACAAGGAGTCCGTCTGGCCGGTCCCCGACGGGACGACCCTGACGGCCGCGCTCGACGCCGTGCGGCGGCTCGTCGAACGGCACGACTCGCTGCGGACGGTGTTCCCGCCCGGGCCGGGGCCGGACGCCTTCCCCGAGCGTCAGCTGGTCTGCGGCGAGGGCGAGTTCGGCGTCACCGTGGTGGACAGCCGGTCGACCGGCGGGGCGGCGGGGATCGACGCGCTCGCCGAGGAGCTGGGCCGCGCCGACGTCGCCGTCCCGTTCGACCTGGCGGCCGGGCCCCGGCTCCGGTTCACCCTGCTGACCGAGGACGACCACCCGCTCCGGCTGGTGGTGGTCGTCTGCCACGCGGGTGCGGACGGCGCCGCGACGACGCTGCTCATCGAGGACTGGTTCGCCCTCGCGGCCGGCAAGGAGCTCCCGCCCGTCACCGCCCGGACGCCGCTGGAGGTGGCCGCGGTGGAGCAGAGTGACCAGGGCCGGCGCAAGGCCGCCGCCGCGCTGCGGCACTGGCAGAAGGTCCTGTCCACCGCGCCGCAGGCCGCCTTCGCGGACTCCCGGATCACCGGCCCGCCGGACGGCGTCGCCGCCGTCGTCCTGCGCTCGCGGCAGGCCGCCGCCGACCTGCTCGCCACCGCGCGGCGCACCGGCGCGAGCCCCTCCGTCGTCCTGCTGGCGGCCTTCGCGGCCCTGGTGGCCCGCCGGGCCGGCCGCGGCGACCTGGTGATGTCGGCGCTCTCCGCGAACCGCCAGCGCGCCGCGATGGCCGACCACATCGGCACCCTCGCCCAGGACGCCCTGATCGCCCTGGACACCGACGCGGTCGACCTCGACGAGGTGATCGGCCGGGCCAAGGCGGCGTCGCTCGCCGGCTACTGGCACAGCACCCTCCCGGCGGGTGCCGTCTGGCAGCTGATCGAGGACGTCGCCCATCTGCGCGGCTCCCGCTTCGCCCGCCAGGTCGTGGTCAACGACCTGAGCATGACCATCCCCGAGGCGATGTCCGACGCCCGCCCGTCCCCGACGAGCGACCCCGAACTGACCTGGCTGCCGGACCAGCCGGTCGCCGTCCGGCTGATGTTGAACATCCTGCGGACCTCGAACAGCCTGGAGTTCGCACTGGTCGCCTGCCCGCAGGTGCTCGACCGCGAGGAGGCCGGCCGTTTCGCGCTGGCCCTGCCCGCGCTGCTCGAAGCCGCCGCCCGGGGGCCGGTCCCGCTCGCCGGTCTGCCCGCGCTGACCGGTCTGGGCGGCGCCGTCCGGACCGGTGCGTGGCAGCGGATCGAGAACTCCTGGGTGGACCTGGACGCCGTCCGGGCCCTGGTCGTCGACGCGCTCGGCACCGCCACCCGGGTCGACTTCGTCGACGGCCGTCTGATCGCCCGGATCGCCACCGACGACCCGGGTTTCACCCCGCTGGTCGCCCACCGCACGGTGATCGAGGCCCTGCCCGGCCGGGACACCGCGATGGCCCCGCAGCACTACGTGGTCCATGCCGCCGCCCACCCGGCCGGCCCGCCGTGCTGGGACGACGCGACGGTGGTGGCCGAGGGCTCCGGCCGGTGCCCGGAGATCGCCGGCCGCCTCGCCCCGCGCTGA
- a CDS encoding RNA polymerase sigma factor, translating into MTIDRGVRVLGHRGGPAPAGPGGGGGGRRGDGHGDADEHGYSGPEYANIRLELAYSAFCETHEPAWRALALTRIGNRADAALIVEAVKEDLARHWAHVLRFEEPAAYAWRLANRHVADWVSGEERVEVEAVTFEAVIGAFKDVANGLLHSEADEVRLYAAILELPDRQRDVVVLRYLLGLHVKVIGAYLGRPVATVHSNLRHARERLARRLGVRELPDRGGEQ; encoded by the coding sequence ATGACGATCGACAGGGGTGTCCGGGTACTCGGGCACCGGGGAGGACCGGCGCCGGCGGGCCCGGGCGGGGGCGGGGGCGGCCGCCGGGGGGACGGCCACGGAGACGCCGACGAGCACGGGTACAGCGGCCCGGAGTACGCCAACATCCGCCTGGAGCTCGCTTATTCGGCGTTCTGCGAGACCCATGAGCCGGCCTGGCGGGCCCTCGCCCTGACCCGGATAGGCAACCGCGCGGACGCGGCGCTGATCGTCGAGGCGGTCAAGGAGGACCTCGCCCGGCACTGGGCCCACGTCCTGCGGTTCGAGGAACCGGCCGCGTACGCCTGGCGGCTGGCGAACCGTCATGTCGCCGACTGGGTGTCCGGCGAGGAGCGGGTCGAAGTGGAGGCGGTCACCTTCGAGGCCGTCATCGGAGCGTTCAAGGACGTCGCCAACGGCCTGCTGCACAGCGAGGCGGACGAGGTCCGGCTCTATGCGGCGATCCTCGAACTCCCCGACCGGCAGCGGGACGTGGTCGTCCTGCGGTACCTGCTCGGGCTGCACGTCAAGGTGATCGGCGCTTATCTGGGCCGGCCCGTCGCCACCGTCCACTCCAACCTCCGGCACGCCCGCGAGCGGCTGGCCAGACGGCTCGGTGTGCGCGAACTGCCGGACCGGGGAGGCGAACAGTGA
- a CDS encoding SAM-dependent methyltransferase: protein MSLYDGVDLRLNVPHSARMYDYFLGGITNFAADREAAGQALAALPWVRATARANRAFMHRSTRALAEAGLDQFLDIGTGIPTSPNLHEIAQQVNPRARVVYVDNDPIVLSHAQALLTGAREGRTAYVEAELTEPAALLAAPGLRDTIDLARPVALSLNAVLHFVPDDPEAPDGPDGADGAAGQRAHAIVEHLKAALAPGSALVLSHVTADFAPEEIARLAGIYRAAGAPGQARAHHEIARFFDGWTLLAPGLVPTPRWRPAGPEDTAVSDTEASLYAAVAIKP from the coding sequence ATGAGCCTTTACGACGGTGTCGACCTACGACTGAACGTGCCGCACTCGGCCCGGATGTACGACTACTTCCTGGGCGGCATCACCAACTTCGCCGCCGACCGCGAGGCGGCCGGCCAGGCGCTCGCCGCGCTCCCCTGGGTGCGCGCGACCGCGCGCGCCAACCGTGCCTTCATGCACCGCTCGACGCGCGCCCTCGCCGAGGCCGGCCTGGACCAGTTCCTCGACATCGGCACCGGCATCCCCACCTCGCCCAACCTGCACGAGATCGCCCAACAGGTGAACCCGCGGGCCCGGGTGGTCTACGTCGACAACGACCCGATCGTGCTCTCGCACGCCCAGGCCCTGCTCACCGGGGCCCGCGAGGGCCGCACCGCGTACGTCGAGGCCGAGCTGACCGAACCGGCGGCGCTGCTCGCCGCACCCGGTCTGCGGGACACCATCGACCTCGCCCGCCCGGTCGCCCTCTCCCTGAACGCCGTCCTGCACTTCGTCCCCGACGACCCCGAGGCGCCGGACGGCCCCGACGGCGCCGACGGCGCCGCGGGGCAGCGCGCCCACGCGATCGTCGAACACCTGAAGGCCGCCCTCGCGCCCGGCAGCGCCCTGGTGCTCTCCCACGTCACCGCCGACTTCGCGCCCGAGGAGATCGCCCGGCTGGCCGGCATCTACCGCGCCGCGGGCGCCCCCGGCCAGGCCCGCGCGCACCATGAGATCGCCCGGTTCTTCGACGGCTGGACGCTCCTCGCCCCCGGGCTCGTCCCCACCCCGCGCTGGCGCCCGGCCGGCCCCGAGGACACCGCCGTGTCCGACACCGAGGCCTCCCTCTACGCGGCCGTGGCCATCAAGCCGTGA